From the genome of Virgibacillus siamensis, one region includes:
- the uvrB gene encoding excinuclease ABC subunit UvrB, whose translation MKNQFDLVARYEPSGDQPSAIKELVDRVKAGQRHQTLLGATGTGKTFTVSNVVTEINRPTLVIAHNKTLAGQLYSEFKEYFPNNAVEYFVSYYDYYQPEAYVPSTDTFIEKDASINDEIDKLRHSATSSLFERRDVLIVASVSCIYGLGSPEDYESQVLSLRMGMEKDRDQLLRDLVDIQYARNDINFQRGTFRVRGDSVEVIPASKEEHCMRIEFFGDEIDRIREVDALTGEIVGDREHVAIFPASHFVTREEKLKKAIKNIEQELEDRLKELRDDNKLLEAQRLEQRTNYDIEMMHEMGFCSGIENYSRHLTFREAGSTPYTLLDYFPDDFLVVVDESHVTLPQVRGMYNGDKARKQVLVDHGFRLPSALDNRPLKFDEFEKATNQLIYVSATPGPYENEHTPDVTEQIIRPTGLLDPKIDVRPIEGQIDNLIEEINTRSKQSERVLVTTLTKKMAEDLTDYLKEIGFKVAYLHSEIKTLERIEVIRDLRVGKYDVLVGINLLREGLDIPEVSLVAILDADKEGFLRSERSLIQTMGRAARNEHGEVVMYGDKITNSMQVAIDETNRRREKQMAYNVEHDITPTTIKKDVRDVIRATVAAEDQENYENKSASLTKLSKAEKSKVIDNMEQEMKEAAKALDFEKAAELRDIILELKAEG comes from the coding sequence GTGAAAAATCAATTTGACCTTGTGGCACGATACGAGCCAAGCGGGGATCAGCCAAGCGCAATAAAAGAACTGGTTGACCGGGTAAAGGCCGGACAGCGCCATCAGACGCTCCTTGGTGCGACGGGAACCGGAAAAACGTTTACCGTTTCAAATGTAGTTACGGAAATAAACCGTCCCACATTGGTAATTGCACATAATAAAACATTGGCAGGACAGTTGTATAGTGAGTTCAAGGAATATTTCCCGAATAATGCAGTGGAGTATTTTGTAAGTTATTATGACTACTATCAGCCGGAAGCCTATGTACCTTCAACAGACACATTTATTGAAAAGGATGCCAGTATCAATGATGAGATTGATAAACTGCGGCACTCAGCAACATCATCTTTATTTGAACGGCGTGATGTTCTTATTGTTGCCAGTGTATCATGCATCTATGGTTTGGGGTCACCCGAAGATTATGAAAGCCAGGTGCTGTCACTCAGGATGGGAATGGAAAAAGATCGTGACCAGCTTCTGCGGGATCTTGTGGATATCCAATATGCTCGGAATGATATCAATTTCCAGCGTGGCACATTTCGGGTTCGCGGGGATTCTGTGGAGGTTATTCCTGCCTCAAAAGAGGAACACTGTATGCGAATTGAATTTTTTGGCGATGAAATAGACAGGATCCGTGAAGTGGATGCACTAACAGGAGAAATTGTCGGTGATCGGGAACATGTAGCCATATTCCCTGCTTCACACTTTGTCACTCGTGAAGAGAAATTAAAAAAGGCGATTAAAAATATTGAACAGGAACTGGAAGATCGGTTAAAGGAACTGCGGGATGACAATAAATTATTGGAAGCTCAGCGACTGGAGCAACGGACCAATTACGACATTGAGATGATGCATGAGATGGGCTTTTGTTCGGGGATTGAAAACTATTCGCGTCATCTGACATTTCGTGAAGCCGGTTCAACGCCATATACACTGCTTGATTATTTCCCGGATGATTTTCTGGTTGTTGTTGACGAATCACACGTTACATTGCCACAGGTACGGGGAATGTATAATGGGGATAAGGCGCGAAAACAGGTGCTTGTTGATCATGGTTTTCGCCTGCCATCCGCACTTGATAACCGGCCGCTTAAGTTTGACGAGTTTGAAAAAGCCACCAATCAGCTGATTTATGTTTCAGCTACGCCAGGACCATATGAAAATGAACATACACCTGATGTGACGGAACAAATCATCCGGCCGACAGGATTGCTTGATCCAAAAATTGATGTACGGCCGATTGAAGGTCAGATTGATAACCTGATTGAGGAGATCAATACACGTTCCAAACAGAGTGAACGTGTTCTTGTAACAACACTGACGAAGAAAATGGCGGAAGATCTGACTGATTATCTGAAGGAAATCGGTTTTAAAGTAGCTTATCTGCATTCGGAGATTAAAACGCTCGAACGTATTGAAGTTATCCGGGATCTGCGGGTTGGTAAATACGATGTGCTTGTCGGGATTAATCTGCTGCGAGAAGGTCTGGATATTCCGGAAGTTTCACTGGTTGCTATACTGGATGCCGATAAGGAAGGGTTCTTGCGGTCTGAACGATCACTTATCCAAACAATGGGCAGAGCGGCACGAAATGAGCATGGTGAAGTAGTTATGTATGGGGATAAGATTACGAATTCGATGCAGGTGGCAATTGATGAAACTAACCGGCGCCGGGAAAAGCAGATGGCCTACAACGTAGAACATGATATTACACCGACAACCATCAAGAAAGATGTTCGTGACGTTATCCGAGCTACAGTTGCCGCCGAGGATCAGGAAAACTATGAAAATAAATCCGCCAGCCTTACCAAATTGTCAAAAGCGGAGAAGTCAAAGGTTATTGATAATATGGAACAAGAAATGAAGGAAGCAGCCAAAGCGCTTGATTTCGAGAAAGCTGCGGAACTTCGTGATATAATACTTGAATTGAAAGCAGAAGGCTAA